AGGATCTCGGCGGAGATCTGGCCCGGGAGCTGCCCGGTCCGCTGGAACTGTGCCCGCGCGGCCGGCGAGGCGGTGGCTAGGAACTTGCCGACCAGGTTGGTGGCCTCGTTGCGGCTGGCGGTGCCGAACACCGTCACCAGGATCGACAG
This genomic stretch from Actinomycetes bacterium harbors:
- a CDS encoding MFS transporter, with the translated sequence LSILVTVFGTASRNEATNLVGKFLATASPAARAQFQRTGQLPGQISAEILAHGISTAFQFAVLFALLALVISLVVIQARPTGPPRDAGTPVPSETVA